A region from the Thermanaeromonas toyohensis ToBE genome encodes:
- a CDS encoding STAS domain-containing protein — MGMNKAEELIKKLANTGDVALWRQLVEIPLSNLKEKEKETSLSRALRELIEELGEEQVTEKLIHITQEIPEYPVLEVMQQAIKVSASLRQEQRETLSQLRQMLSELATPIIRIWTDMLLVAMIGNIDSQRAQDIAEKLLNRVSSARAKVVIVDVTGVPMIDTVVGGFLIEMFNAIRLLGAEVILTGIKPEVAHTLVKLGVDFRMVSIARDLEDALRRGIAITMEEARKRRHLALTLAGSKVYENSEEEVS, encoded by the coding sequence ATGGGTATGAATAAGGCCGAAGAACTAATTAAGAAACTCGCCAATACAGGTGACGTGGCACTATGGAGACAATTAGTAGAGATACCCCTTTCTAATTTAAAGGAAAAAGAAAAGGAAACTAGTCTCTCGCGAGCACTCCGGGAGTTGATAGAGGAATTAGGCGAAGAGCAGGTAACCGAAAAGCTTATACATATAACCCAAGAGATACCAGAATATCCTGTGCTTGAGGTAATGCAGCAGGCTATCAAAGTTTCAGCAAGCTTACGCCAGGAACAAAGAGAAACACTCTCCCAGTTAAGACAGATGCTTTCTGAACTCGCCACCCCCATAATCCGGATATGGACAGATATGCTGCTGGTAGCCATGATTGGGAACATCGATAGCCAGAGGGCCCAAGATATAGCGGAAAAATTGTTAAATCGAGTAAGCTCGGCTCGTGCTAAAGTTGTTATAGTAGATGTTACTGGTGTACCCATGATCGATACAGTAGTAGGTGGATTCTTAATAGAAATGTTTAATGCCATAAGACTACTGGGGGCAGAAGTGATACTTACCGGTATTAAGCCGGAGGTTGCTCATACCCTGGTCAAGCTAGGCGTCGATTTCCGGATGGTCTCTATCGCTCGTGACCTAGAGGATGCCCTACGGCGTGGTATTGCCATTACCATGGAAGAAGCTAGAAAACGACGCCACCTCGCTTTAACCTTGGCTGGAAGTAAGGTCTATGAGAATAGCGAGGAGGAGGTCTCCTAG
- a CDS encoding HD domain-containing protein yields the protein MERRKYVPMPKVKEESLLSEIANIMISTGSYIVQVETQTGEPIGWIDVLDLLRSYVDIPQREGLKARDICRPIEASDHLDVETAGEELSQWLIRDGRVLPYFISPDKSTSGLLLASEIMAELLGLKEQETQKRQAAERAYQELGEQVPLGIALVDSEGHLFYANALAQRVINGAGMVPQDLRELASSGRSKIVKLDNRHYRIGTRKMKMEPTRAPEDYSFLVIFTDVTTEYNLVEQLRSAREEAELALAVMLPDQRITLRLQSIVEYTDTYDPQTGKIKITGVISQGVYRHVINILRLIADTFRQGLMELPGMEKNTLVTAAIFHDLAKVQPELKIGDLVVPQETFEQGYLHAFRGAALAEGIYRLSPEIVEIIKYHHHNEEDLPSTFPNHLLPMYRFFRLIDGLSAAITRRNATVKITVNGSRLSVIENNPVPCYNRSFVFDLYSGKTY from the coding sequence ATGGAAAGAAGGAAATATGTGCCCATGCCTAAAGTTAAAGAGGAGAGCCTCCTATCCGAAATAGCGAACATAATGATCAGCACAGGAAGCTATATAGTTCAAGTAGAAACCCAAACGGGGGAGCCGATAGGATGGATCGACGTCTTAGATCTGCTTAGAAGTTATGTTGATATTCCTCAACGTGAGGGTCTGAAAGCCAGGGACATCTGTAGACCCATAGAGGCCTCCGACCATTTAGATGTAGAAACTGCTGGTGAAGAATTGAGCCAATGGCTTATACGAGATGGCCGTGTTCTCCCTTACTTTATCTCTCCAGATAAAAGTACAAGCGGCCTGCTTCTTGCCAGTGAAATTATGGCTGAGTTATTGGGCTTAAAGGAGCAAGAAACCCAAAAACGCCAAGCAGCAGAAAGGGCGTATCAAGAACTGGGTGAGCAAGTACCTCTAGGGATAGCCTTAGTAGATAGCGAAGGACATCTTTTCTATGCTAATGCTTTAGCCCAAAGGGTTATAAATGGTGCAGGAATGGTACCCCAGGATCTGCGCGAGTTAGCCTCTTCAGGTAGATCCAAGATAGTTAAATTAGATAATCGCCATTACCGCATAGGTACCCGTAAAATGAAAATGGAACCCACCAGGGCTCCAGAAGATTACTCTTTCTTGGTCATTTTTACAGACGTTACCACAGAATATAATCTGGTAGAACAGTTAAGGAGTGCCAGAGAGGAAGCGGAACTAGCCCTAGCTGTGATGTTACCAGACCAGCGCATCACCTTAAGACTCCAGTCTATTGTGGAATATACAGATACATATGATCCTCAGACGGGTAAAATCAAAATCACAGGTGTAATTTCTCAAGGGGTATACCGGCACGTCATAAACATATTGAGACTCATTGCTGATACCTTTCGGCAAGGGTTAATGGAGTTACCTGGGATGGAAAAGAATACCCTGGTCACCGCAGCTATATTCCATGATCTCGCCAAGGTGCAGCCAGAGCTTAAAATAGGAGATTTGGTTGTCCCTCAGGAAACCTTTGAACAAGGATATCTCCATGCTTTTAGGGGGGCAGCTTTAGCAGAAGGAATCTATCGCTTGAGCCCAGAAATAGTGGAGATAATAAAATATCACCATCATAATGAAGAAGATTTGCCTTCAACTTTTCCAAATCATCTTCTGCCTATGTACCGCTTTTTTAGGCTTATCGATGGACTCTCTGCCGCCATAACCCGGCGAAACGCTACAGTAAAGATAACTGTAAACGGGAGCAGGCTTTCAGTGATTGAGAATAATCCTGTGCCTTGTTACAATCGCTCTTTTGTTTTTGACCTTTATAGTGGAAAGACATACTAG
- a CDS encoding helix-turn-helix domain-containing protein: MIGKRLRFYRQKKRLTLKDVEEITGLHATTISGYERGIREPSYKVLRTLAKVYDIPVAYLLLEEEEIMEVIPSEIKELVALIEKRPEIGEFIEEIKNYPQSLVRELRHVLQRIRRLSLPK; the protein is encoded by the coding sequence ATGATAGGTAAGCGTTTGCGGTTTTATCGACAAAAAAAGCGATTAACTTTGAAGGATGTAGAAGAGATAACTGGATTGCATGCCACTACCATCTCTGGATACGAACGTGGGATACGTGAACCCTCGTATAAAGTTTTGCGCACTTTGGCTAAGGTCTATGACATCCCGGTAGCTTATTTGCTTTTAGAGGAAGAAGAAATAATGGAAGTAATACCTTCGGAGATAAAAGAGCTTGTAGCTCTTATAGAGAAGCGGCCCGAGATTGGAGAGTTTATAGAGGAAATAAAAAATTACCCCCAGTCTCTGGTCAGGGAGCTGCGGCATGTTCTCCAGAGGATAAGGCGCCTTTCCTTACCTAAATAA
- a CDS encoding flagellar motor protein, with protein sequence MDILVPVGMLIGFGSLLMAFLLEGGHLTSLVGVSPFLIVFGGTIGATLIGLGLEEVRSLPGLLKAVLANKKYDLMETIERLAEYAVIARREGFPGLEKQLEDTTEPFLRTALQLVVDGTDPEYTRAILEQYIYTTSERHAKGVKIFEAAGGYAPTMGIIGTVMGLIHVLSNISTPDKLGPSIALAFVATLYGVSTANLIWLPIAAKLKAKSDKERIYQELVVEGVLAIQAGKSPTALRTALLAFLSPGKQQQMQRQPVKEAQMGEV encoded by the coding sequence TTGGACATTCTGGTTCCAGTCGGTATGCTCATAGGCTTTGGTTCGTTGCTTATGGCTTTCCTCCTGGAGGGAGGGCACTTAACTTCCCTAGTGGGTGTCTCCCCTTTTCTTATTGTGTTTGGAGGGACCATCGGGGCCACCCTTATAGGTTTGGGGTTAGAGGAAGTACGTTCTCTTCCTGGGCTCCTCAAGGCCGTCCTAGCCAATAAAAAATATGATCTCATGGAGACCATTGAACGCTTAGCAGAGTATGCAGTTATAGCCCGTAGGGAAGGATTCCCAGGGTTAGAGAAGCAACTGGAGGACACAACCGAGCCTTTTTTGCGCACGGCTTTACAGCTTGTGGTGGACGGCACGGATCCCGAATATACTAGAGCCATATTAGAGCAGTACATATACACTACCTCGGAACGCCACGCTAAAGGGGTAAAAATATTTGAAGCCGCTGGCGGATATGCCCCTACTATGGGGATCATAGGTACGGTGATGGGGCTGATACACGTGCTTAGCAATATCAGCACTCCTGACAAACTCGGGCCTTCGATAGCTTTAGCTTTTGTGGCCACCCTTTACGGTGTTTCTACTGCCAACCTTATATGGTTGCCTATAGCAGCTAAGCTTAAGGCCAAGTCTGACAAAGAAAGGATTTACCAAGAGTTGGTAGTTGAGGGTGTACTGGCCATCCAGGCCGGGAAGAGCCCCACTGCTCTGCGAACTGCATTGTTAGCCTTCCTGTCTCCTGGCAAGCAGCAACAGATGCAAAGGCAGCCTGTAAAGGAGGCTCAGATGGGTGAGGTATAA
- a CDS encoding flagellar motor protein MotB, producing MRYKRATEEGHDNKERWLLTYSDLITLLMIFFVVMYAISDTNTKKLAALAHSLTRALIGTQASGIFQGEGASVVPGIPEIGPAQGSTEAAPNEGEKGAASPSLDQVAQDLGKLVSASGLGQQITITQEERGVIVRMAETVLFPKGSAELTPQARELISKVGKMLAPLPNYLRIEGHTDNLPIYNVNFRTNWELAAARALTVLHVLVNESGISPERLSATSYGEFRPLVPNDSEENMARNRRVDIVILKENFNAVEPHQEAKQ from the coding sequence GTGAGGTATAAGAGGGCAACAGAAGAAGGCCACGACAATAAAGAGAGATGGCTTCTGACCTATTCAGATCTTATAACCTTGCTTATGATCTTCTTTGTGGTGATGTACGCCATAAGCGACACTAATACCAAGAAACTTGCTGCCCTCGCCCATTCTTTAACCCGAGCTTTGATAGGAACACAGGCTTCAGGGATCTTCCAGGGAGAAGGTGCCAGTGTGGTCCCTGGGATCCCGGAGATCGGCCCAGCCCAGGGTTCTACAGAGGCAGCTCCAAATGAAGGAGAGAAGGGGGCTGCTTCCCCCAGTTTGGACCAAGTAGCCCAAGATTTGGGGAAATTGGTGAGCGCTTCTGGACTGGGCCAGCAGATCACCATCACTCAGGAGGAGCGGGGCGTAATTGTGAGGATGGCCGAGACTGTACTGTTTCCTAAAGGTTCTGCCGAGCTTACTCCCCAAGCGCGGGAACTTATAAGTAAGGTAGGGAAAATGCTCGCACCGTTACCTAATTACTTGCGTATAGAGGGTCACACAGATAATCTCCCCATTTATAACGTTAATTTTAGAACCAATTGGGAGCTGGCTGCTGCCCGAGCCCTGACTGTGTTGCATGTGCTAGTCAACGAGAGTGGTATCAGTCCTGAGCGGCTTTCTGCTACAAGCTATGGTGAGTTCCGCCCTTTGGTACCTAACGATAGCGAAGAGAATATGGCCAGGAATCGGCGGGTGGATATAGTAATACTTAAAGAGAACTTCAACGCTGTAGAACCTCACCAAGAGGCTAAACAGTGA
- a CDS encoding DNA-3-methyladenine glycosylase, whose product MPLKKDEVNVGLKPWEQAPLGYDFFARDTRKVALELLGTYMVHFSPEGVTAGRVVETEAYLGPSDPACHSARGRTERNAVMFGPAGFVYVYLIYGVHYCINITTDKPEIPAAVLIRALEPVAGLELMQRRRGTHKLKELCRGPGRLAQAMGITRDLNGTSAIEGPIRFYPPLPGDPRADIVVAPRIGIREATDWLLRYYVRGSPFVSYK is encoded by the coding sequence ATGCCGCTTAAGAAGGATGAAGTCAATGTGGGGCTAAAGCCTTGGGAGCAAGCTCCCTTAGGCTATGATTTCTTCGCCCGCGACACCCGAAAGGTAGCCCTTGAGCTTTTGGGTACCTATATGGTCCATTTTTCTCCGGAAGGGGTTACTGCCGGCAGGGTTGTGGAGACGGAAGCTTATCTTGGACCCTCTGATCCGGCCTGCCATTCGGCCCGCGGGCGGACGGAACGGAATGCTGTTATGTTCGGTCCAGCAGGTTTCGTCTATGTATACTTGATTTACGGTGTCCATTACTGTATTAATATAACTACAGATAAGCCAGAAATCCCTGCCGCGGTACTTATAAGGGCCCTTGAGCCTGTGGCTGGTCTTGAGCTTATGCAGCGCCGGCGGGGAACCCATAAACTTAAAGAGCTGTGCCGGGGGCCGGGGAGGTTGGCTCAAGCCATGGGGATTACCCGCGACCTTAACGGGACCAGCGCCATAGAAGGTCCTATACGTTTTTACCCTCCCCTACCAGGGGACCCCCGAGCTGATATAGTTGTAGCTCCCAGGATAGGTATCCGTGAAGCTACAGATTGGCTCTTAAGGTATTACGTCCGTGGGAGTCCTTTCGTATCTTATAAGTAA
- a CDS encoding DNA recombination protein RmuC has translation MEIGEFGLSFVLGFLVGGLFALITSLKRLEKERVARVQAETLLAQTQKLEERFTAYFKSLAAEALKNNSESFITLAKQILDKEILAAQGELSHRQQAIEALLTPLRETLERYQKGLQELENARQQAYGNLSRQLEELGKAQEALQKETQRLVSALRTPKVRGRWGEITLQRVIELAGLSPYCDFAVQTTSNDSRLRPDLIIYLPNNRVIIVDAKTPLDAYLEAIEAEEESSRKEALARYAQAVKSSISQLSSKEYQSQFNSLDFVILFLPGESYFAAAVEQVPGLIEEALQKRVLMATPITLVALLKAVALGWQQRQATENAEKVIQTGQELFERASAFAEHLEEIHRGLKLAVNAYNAAVGSWQSRLLPSARRLKELGLARLQREIKELTEVDTVPRDLPKMY, from the coding sequence ATGGAAATCGGCGAGTTTGGGCTGAGCTTTGTACTAGGTTTCCTAGTAGGAGGATTGTTCGCTCTTATTACTAGCCTTAAGAGGCTAGAAAAGGAACGGGTAGCACGGGTGCAGGCGGAAACTTTACTTGCCCAGACGCAAAAATTAGAAGAAAGGTTTACTGCTTACTTTAAATCCCTAGCCGCTGAAGCCTTAAAGAACAATAGTGAATCTTTTATAACCCTAGCTAAGCAAATCCTCGATAAAGAGATCCTTGCCGCCCAAGGGGAGCTTTCCCATCGCCAACAAGCCATAGAGGCTCTGCTCACCCCCTTACGGGAAACCTTGGAACGCTATCAAAAAGGACTTCAAGAATTAGAGAACGCCCGTCAACAGGCTTATGGGAACTTAAGCCGGCAGCTCGAAGAGCTGGGGAAAGCTCAAGAAGCGTTGCAAAAGGAAACCCAGCGGCTAGTAAGCGCTCTCCGCACTCCCAAGGTGCGGGGCCGCTGGGGAGAAATAACCTTGCAGCGCGTAATAGAGCTGGCCGGGTTATCTCCTTACTGCGATTTTGCTGTCCAGACCACATCAAATGATTCCCGGCTTAGGCCCGATCTGATAATTTATCTACCAAATAACCGCGTAATAATAGTCGATGCTAAGACTCCCCTCGATGCGTACTTAGAGGCTATAGAAGCCGAAGAGGAAAGTAGCCGGAAGGAGGCCTTAGCTCGCTACGCTCAAGCAGTAAAATCTTCTATCTCCCAGTTAAGCTCTAAAGAATATCAAAGCCAGTTCAATAGTCTAGATTTTGTAATTCTATTTTTACCGGGAGAATCGTATTTTGCGGCTGCGGTAGAACAGGTACCAGGGCTTATTGAAGAAGCCCTACAAAAACGTGTGTTAATGGCCACACCTATAACCCTGGTAGCCCTTCTTAAGGCTGTGGCTTTAGGATGGCAACAACGCCAGGCTACAGAAAACGCGGAGAAGGTGATCCAGACTGGCCAGGAGCTCTTCGAGCGCGCCTCTGCCTTTGCTGAACATTTGGAAGAAATCCACCGCGGCCTTAAGCTGGCAGTAAATGCATATAATGCGGCAGTAGGTTCCTGGCAGAGTAGACTACTCCCCAGCGCCCGTCGGTTAAAGGAATTGGGCCTAGCCCGTCTCCAGCGGGAGATAAAGGAATTAACCGAAGTAGATACCGTTCCCCGCGACCTGCCTAAAATGTATTAA
- a CDS encoding CBS domain-containing protein, with protein sequence MLSIRHLLSEKLYTIPSSASVRLAAAIMEQHHIGCLPVVDEGKLVGIITSRDIRRSHPNRLVADAMTKKVITIRPSASLWEAYNLLLQHQIERLVVTDGKTVLGVITKAQVMGEVGKYVDPLTTLYKAEIFYQKAVELLEGGYEIAIIFLDIDNFGLINKEYGHVYGDIILRRTAEILNTVIDIKQDTLCRYAGDEFAIVTTRSLAKAKELAETIISAVAQEKWPCPVTITLSAGISGGRRSGLRNLTENPGYIIKHLVNMASLASAKAKKLNTPIFVADTIELRATPFNCCERILG encoded by the coding sequence GTGCTATCCATAAGGCACCTCCTCAGCGAAAAGCTCTACACTATCCCTTCTTCGGCCAGTGTCCGTTTGGCTGCTGCCATTATGGAGCAACATCATATTGGTTGCCTTCCTGTAGTAGATGAAGGTAAACTGGTCGGGATCATCACTTCCCGGGATATCCGGCGCTCCCACCCCAATAGGCTTGTGGCCGATGCTATGACTAAAAAAGTAATCACTATCCGGCCATCTGCCTCCCTGTGGGAGGCTTATAATCTTCTTCTGCAGCATCAAATCGAGCGACTAGTAGTGACTGATGGAAAAACTGTTCTAGGGGTCATCACTAAAGCCCAAGTGATGGGAGAAGTCGGAAAATATGTAGATCCTCTTACTACTCTATACAAAGCAGAAATATTTTACCAAAAGGCAGTGGAACTTTTAGAAGGCGGCTATGAGATAGCCATAATCTTCTTAGACATTGACAACTTCGGCCTAATAAATAAAGAATACGGCCATGTCTACGGTGACATTATACTCCGCCGTACAGCAGAAATTTTAAACACTGTAATCGATATTAAGCAAGATACACTATGCCGTTACGCGGGGGATGAGTTTGCTATCGTTACGACCCGCTCCTTGGCCAAAGCCAAAGAATTAGCGGAAACAATAATAAGCGCAGTAGCCCAGGAAAAATGGCCCTGCCCGGTGACCATTACTCTTTCAGCTGGAATTTCAGGAGGCCGGCGTTCCGGCCTACGTAACCTTACCGAAAATCCGGGATATATTATCAAGCATCTGGTCAACATGGCCAGCCTGGCCTCAGCTAAAGCCAAAAAACTTAACACGCCGATTTTTGTGGCTGACACCATTGAACTTAGGGCAACACCCTTTAATTGTTGTGAACGAATATTGGGGTAA
- the addA gene encoding helicase-exonuclease AddAB subunit AddA, protein MNSRWTKEQLEAIHIKGCNLLISAAAGTGKTSVLIQRIINRLLNPGEKVDIDRLLVVTFTQAAASEMRERLAQALSQALTQNPSSRHLRRQLFLLEKANITTLHSFCLDLLRQYFYLLPLPPSFRVMGEAEASLFRQEILERVLEKEYAQVGEGADIFAELVDDFGGEKDDSLLQDLILRLYIFSRTHPWPDHWLEELLSSFTVNEQTQKLDELPWVRSLKETLAQEIKDLIRMAEEALNLACTSPGLSSYIETLEQDLNELNRLLRASQCSWEEFCLTGQKICFPQLRHSPKKGSKESKETILWLRQEYREKFKRWQKSYFNHNTSFTLRALHQLKPLVETLVHLVRTFGKAYQEAKETQGLVDFQDLEHYTLNLLLAPSSTPKNLIPSTLAWELKENFVEVLVDEYQDINPLQEIILQLVSRQGSGHGNLVLIGDIKQSIYRFRWAEPALFGEKLLTYSTDPGSPNHKVNLTTNFRSRPEILHAINFLFRQIMTQPLGEIEYDASAELRPGASYPQSRGCLAGPVELHLIKGESSQEAEEEIDHLQGEARLIAQRIKELIKDSWVWDEKTCTFRPLSYRDIALLLRSPQGKSNIFLEELMLAGIPVHTDTGEGYFSTPEVATILSLLKLIDNPLQDIPLASVLRSPIVGLNAKDLARIRLLKPNGDFVSAVLTMIHSGQDELARRLTEFWHKLEHWRTLARRGRLADLLWRVFRETGYYDFVGALPGGEERQANLQALIIRAEQYEKTSWRGLGGFLRFVERLQEKGEDMVEAQPLSEKENVVRLMSIHKSKGLEFPVVIVAGLGSQFNFKDLYRNILIHKDLGVGIEIVEPEKRLVYPTLMYLATRNRLHREALAEELRILYVALTRAKEKLILVGSVRGWEGKIRTWCRWATFSDIRFPGTMLLEAKNYLDWIVPAVARHRDGEPLRKEAGGISLASSPLAKDPSSWQISIWCPQDLTRSLEQETYSNSNSILLTSLQNLTPIPTSSSCKEEVAGALSWVYPYYKACSLPSKVTVSDLKKLPEEPFPRPFVKRKPRFISQSKDLSPLEVGSAFHLVMQHLDLRGDLTPLGLSKQIQAMVEREILTPEQAASVSLESIAKFFQSQLGKRVLAAKIIEREVPFTLGLPANKLYPELGEEGFKEKVVLQGIIDCLAYEDEGWLLIDYKAERLEGAPIEIAVTKYKKQLEFYALAVEAIYGQKVKDKYLYFFEGGIAVRCP, encoded by the coding sequence ATGAACAGCCGCTGGACTAAAGAACAACTAGAAGCGATCCATATAAAGGGCTGTAATCTTCTCATATCCGCTGCAGCAGGAACTGGAAAAACCTCTGTACTGATACAACGAATAATTAATCGCCTGTTAAACCCTGGAGAGAAAGTAGATATTGACCGGCTTCTAGTAGTCACCTTTACCCAGGCGGCCGCATCGGAAATGCGTGAGCGGCTCGCTCAGGCCCTAAGCCAAGCTTTAACTCAAAATCCTTCCTCTAGGCACTTGCGCCGCCAGCTATTTTTATTAGAAAAGGCTAACATCACCACCCTTCACTCTTTTTGTCTTGATCTTCTACGCCAGTATTTTTATCTTCTCCCGTTACCCCCTTCCTTCCGGGTAATGGGGGAGGCAGAAGCTTCCTTGTTCCGGCAGGAGATATTAGAACGGGTGCTGGAAAAAGAGTATGCACAAGTAGGAGAAGGAGCTGATATCTTCGCAGAGCTAGTAGATGACTTTGGAGGGGAAAAGGACGATTCCCTCCTCCAAGACTTAATCCTTAGGCTGTATATCTTCTCCCGTACCCATCCCTGGCCAGATCATTGGCTGGAGGAACTCTTGTCCAGTTTCACTGTAAACGAGCAAACCCAAAAGCTTGATGAACTCCCCTGGGTGCGTTCCTTAAAAGAAACCCTTGCCCAGGAGATAAAGGATCTAATCAGGATGGCCGAAGAAGCCTTGAATCTCGCATGTACCTCCCCAGGCTTAAGTTCCTACATAGAAACCTTAGAACAAGATTTAAACGAGTTAAACAGGTTGCTCCGCGCAAGCCAATGTTCCTGGGAGGAGTTTTGCCTTACAGGCCAAAAAATCTGCTTTCCCCAGCTAAGGCATTCTCCTAAAAAGGGCTCTAAAGAAAGCAAAGAAACGATCCTTTGGCTCCGCCAGGAATACCGAGAAAAATTTAAGCGCTGGCAGAAAAGCTACTTTAATCATAATACGTCCTTTACCTTAAGAGCTCTCCACCAGCTTAAGCCCTTGGTAGAAACACTAGTACACTTAGTACGAACCTTTGGAAAAGCTTATCAAGAAGCCAAGGAAACTCAAGGTCTGGTTGATTTCCAAGACCTGGAACATTATACCTTAAATCTTCTCTTAGCTCCTTCATCTACCCCCAAAAACCTCATACCTTCTACCCTGGCTTGGGAGCTTAAGGAAAACTTCGTGGAAGTATTGGTAGACGAATATCAAGATATTAATCCTTTACAAGAGATCATCTTACAGTTAGTTTCCCGCCAGGGTAGCGGCCACGGAAATCTTGTACTCATAGGTGATATTAAGCAAAGCATCTATCGCTTCCGGTGGGCAGAACCGGCCCTATTCGGGGAGAAGCTTTTGACCTACTCTACTGATCCTGGTTCTCCTAACCATAAGGTAAACCTAACCACCAACTTCCGGAGCAGGCCAGAGATCCTTCACGCTATTAACTTTCTTTTCCGCCAGATTATGACACAACCCTTAGGAGAGATCGAGTATGACGCTTCAGCCGAATTAAGGCCTGGGGCAAGCTACCCCCAAAGCCGAGGCTGCCTGGCTGGACCAGTAGAGTTACACCTTATAAAAGGCGAAAGTTCTCAAGAAGCGGAAGAAGAAATCGACCATCTCCAAGGTGAGGCCAGACTTATTGCGCAGCGCATAAAGGAGCTTATAAAAGATTCTTGGGTGTGGGACGAAAAAACTTGCACCTTCCGGCCTTTAAGTTACCGGGATATAGCCCTTCTTTTGCGCTCCCCCCAAGGGAAAAGCAATATTTTTCTTGAGGAACTAATGCTGGCGGGCATTCCAGTTCATACTGACACAGGGGAAGGGTATTTTTCTACCCCAGAGGTAGCCACCATACTTTCCCTCCTAAAACTAATAGATAACCCCCTTCAAGATATCCCTTTAGCTTCTGTCCTGCGCTCCCCTATAGTGGGCTTAAATGCTAAGGATCTAGCCCGTATCCGGCTCTTAAAGCCAAATGGCGACTTTGTCAGCGCAGTACTTACCATGATACATTCTGGACAGGATGAACTGGCCCGGCGCTTAACCGAGTTTTGGCATAAACTAGAACACTGGCGCACCCTGGCTAGACGTGGAAGACTTGCGGACCTTCTCTGGAGGGTCTTTCGCGAGACGGGCTATTACGACTTCGTAGGTGCGTTACCCGGGGGTGAAGAGCGGCAAGCCAACCTTCAAGCCTTGATAATTAGGGCCGAGCAATATGAAAAAACTTCCTGGCGAGGCCTTGGAGGGTTTCTACGCTTTGTAGAGCGTTTACAAGAAAAAGGGGAAGATATGGTTGAGGCTCAGCCTTTAAGTGAAAAAGAAAACGTGGTACGTCTAATGAGCATCCATAAAAGTAAAGGTTTGGAATTCCCGGTGGTTATAGTAGCGGGACTGGGGAGCCAATTTAATTTTAAAGACTTGTATCGAAATATCCTTATCCATAAGGACTTAGGAGTAGGTATCGAGATCGTTGAACCGGAAAAACGCCTAGTTTATCCTACTTTAATGTATTTAGCTACGCGCAACCGGCTACATAGAGAAGCCCTGGCCGAAGAGCTCCGGATACTTTATGTAGCCCTTACCCGCGCCAAAGAAAAGCTTATCCTGGTGGGTTCTGTACGCGGGTGGGAAGGAAAGATCCGTACCTGGTGCCGCTGGGCTACTTTTAGTGATATCCGGTTCCCCGGCACCATGCTTCTCGAAGCTAAGAACTATCTTGACTGGATAGTACCTGCCGTGGCCCGCCACCGAGACGGGGAACCTTTAAGGAAAGAAGCAGGAGGAATAAGTTTAGCCTCTTCTCCCTTGGCGAAAGATCCTTCTTCCTGGCAAATATCGATATGGTGTCCCCAGGATCTTACCAGATCTCTAGAACAAGAAACATATTCTAATTCCAACTCCATTCTCCTTACCTCCTTACAGAACCTTACGCCTATCCCTACGTCTTCATCCTGTAAGGAGGAGGTTGCCGGGGCGTTAAGTTGGGTATATCCCTACTATAAAGCCTGTAGCCTACCTTCTAAGGTGACAGTGAGCGACCTAAAAAAATTGCCTGAAGAACCCTTTCCGCGTCCTTTTGTAAAACGTAAGCCTCGATTTATCTCTCAAAGCAAAGACCTTTCTCCTTTAGAAGTAGGTAGCGCCTTCCACCTTGTAATGCAGCACCTGGATTTGCGGGGTGACCTTACCCCTTTAGGATTATCTAAACAGATACAAGCCATGGTAGAACGTGAAATCCTAACCCCTGAGCAGGCTGCCTCTGTCTCCTTAGAAAGTATAGCTAAATTCTTCCAAAGCCAGCTGGGTAAGCGCGTCTTGGCCGCCAAAATAATTGAGCGCGAGGTCCCCTTTACCTTGGGGTTGCCAGCTAATAAGCTTTACCCAGAACTGGGGGAAGAAGGTTTTAAAGAAAAAGTTGTGCTTCAAGGGATAATAGACTGCCTGGCTTATGAAGACGAGGGGTGGCTTCTTATCGATTATAAGGCAGAAAGGCTAGAAGGTGCTCCCATTGAAATAGCAGTAACCAAATATAAAAAGCAGCTTGAGTTCTATGCGTTAGCAGTGGAAGCAATTTATGGCCAGAAGGTCAAAGATAAATACCTTTACTTCTTTGAGGGAGGAATCGCTGTACGTTGCCCATAA